A window of Eucalyptus grandis isolate ANBG69807.140 chromosome 4, ASM1654582v1, whole genome shotgun sequence genomic DNA:
CGTGCAGCCTCCAACGTCAGATGGCAAAGCCTCCGAAGTCGTCGCCGAGTTTCCAGTAAATCGAGGTGCTCTTGTCGTTGAATCGAAAGCCATGATTTAGGCATATACCCCCATTacaatttctttctttgctttagGGAAATGGGCATCATCGCTCGCTTACGACAGAATTAATCCCCACTCGAAAAAGCAAAAGCCAAAAACCCCATCATTGCTCATCCCTTAATTCCTAGCTTTCTCCTCCGCTTTATATCCCACCCCACCGCCCTCCAACAACCACTCGTACAGCCAAAAGGAATCGACCCTCAAATTGAGATCTACTCAATGGCAATCAACTCCACAGTTTCCACATTCAGAACAACTTCATCGTATTAATTACAAAAAGGGTAGATAAAAATAACCGCAACTTAGTCCAAATCTAAGAGCTAATCTGCATTTCTAGCAGAGCAGCAGAGGACagtttccaagaaaaaaaagctGGAATATCTTACACTTTGTCTCCGCTAATTTTGGGTTAGAGGGCAACGCAAACTTGAACAAACCCCAAGATGCAAGAAAGGCCTCATTCCAAGCCCTCCCTAGGGAAATTCTAACTCAAAAAGAaggggggaaagagagagagagaaaaagacaaGAACCTAAGATCTAACCCAACAAATTTAAACTCAAAAtgacagaagagagagacaagAACCCCGCCGTGGGGGGGTGAAGATATGTTCAGCAGTGGAAACCCAGCACAGATCCGTCGCTCACCGCAATGGCCACCCGGCAATCGGCCCTCGCCTCCACATGGTGCGTGAAGAAGTGCAAAACCCTAACCCTCCCCCCATCTTCATCCTCGACTGTATCTCCAGCGTCGGCCCCACCCTCGGCCCTCCCCCACGCCCCCGAACCCGAACCCGGACCCGTCCGTCACCgtcggcagcggcggcggcggcggcaccgGCCCCACCAGGGAGGCCGCCTCATCCGCGAACGCCGCGGACGGGTTCGGGTTCGGGTTCGGGTTCGCCGAGAGCGGGAAGGACTGGACGGCGAAGGTGGCGGCCATGTACTGCATGCGGCCCGCGGCGATCTTGCCGGCGGGGACGAACATGAAGCCGACCTGGTTGCCGGCGTAGAGGAGCTGGATCGAGCTGTCGAAGTGGGAGAAGACGGCCTTGTTGGGGTTCTCCACGGACACGTACTGCGAGAAGGTGAAGTTGACGGTGTTGTTGGCCATGGAGAAGGACGGGAGCTGCACCCCATTGACGGAGATCTTGGGGTCCCGCGGCCGGAACACCGTGAAGAACACGATGAGGACCACGATGACCAAGAAGACCAGGAAGATCGTCGCCACCACGCACGACGCCAGGTTCGTGCGGCCGCCTGaggcgtgcggcggcggcggtcggcggtgcGGCTTCGCCATTGTctagagcgagagagagagggagagggctggtggtggtggtgtttgGATGTGGGAGTTTTTCTGATATTACTTGGGAAGGAACGGTTGGGAGTGAGACTGAAAGTAAagtgtgtgtatgtgtgaaagtgagaccttttttttttttttttttttctctttctttattttttcgaatttttctttttataatttctgtTGAAATTCtcacttttgcttttttatttttgggtcatACTTTTTCCCCCCTTAATAAGGAGGAAATTCATACGaccttttgaatatttaaaaaaaaaaaatgacaaacgAAGCCTAGCAAAGATGCGCAAATAGCACATTCCTTAAACTATACACAACTCTCGTGCAAATACCATCTTTCCATTCGATCGAATATAAGAGAAATacatgattctttttattcataTTCTATCGAACTTGTTCCGTTCAACGTTTCCAAACATGAATTCCCAAGCAGACGCTGACAGAAGCCATAGCAACAAGCCGAAAAGCGTCAGGCCCGTGAAGAACTCTATAAGCCATCCCAAGCTGCACGAACACGAGCTAAGCACACCCGAAAATAGGACTCGGCTCGGTCTTTTTAGTCATACATACAAAATATGTACCTATATATGAAAGCAAGACCCGGACCCGGACATTAAGTTACTTGACCAGCCCGTCGAGCCGGCGGTCCATGATCAGAGAGAGGGCCTCAAGGAAGGCGGCTTCGCTCATCCCGGGGAGCAGGCAGTCCTCAGCCTCGTGGACCATCTCCTCTATCACAGACACCTTGTTCACCGTCTCCCTGCACATGATGTTCCCGATGGCGAACGGGGTGAGGCCTCTCTTGACCCCTTTCTTCAGGAGCATGGTGGATATGCGGAGGGTGCGAGCGCACTTGGGCGAGATGTCCCAGCCGTAGAACTTGAGGAGTTTTATGTCTTCCTCGGCATTGAGGGATTTTATGTAGTTGACGGTGTCGGCAGAGTAGGGTTGATGAGCTTGGGGCCAGTACAGCCAGTCGAAAGTGCAATCCTCAAACTGTAGAACAGGGGAACGGATGCATGTTAGGCATGGAGGAACACGGGTTTGGCAGCagacaaaatgagaaaagaatgcACAAGGGGCTCATTCAgcaaacttgtcaaattgtgtGTGCCAAAACTGTACCTTCACACAAAATCTAAACACTTATgtaaccccccaaaaaaaaaaaaaaaaaaactacacaaGTACGCAGAAATTGTGTTTCACATATACTAAAGGCAGTTTCAGGCAATGCTGCATTTAACAGAGaacatttaaaatgaaaaagctCGCAGCCTAGAACATTGTTTACAGAGAAACGATCATCATAATCTGATTCAGTCAGTCTTAGTCTTGGAGTAAAAAAAATGTGACAGACAATCTCTATGAAATGAGAATATCAAATTAGCTATGCCAGTTCTCGGGTTAAACATCGACATGGAACCTACATATGATTGATCTTTCAAATGGTAATCAAGCGAAGCAAATCTTATCTAGATATTCCACAAATAAGCCCTGTCCTCAAAATACCACTGGGATTCCATAACCACTCACATCCATCAACACGGAACCTTTCTGCTTATTGCAGCACATACTAAATAATTGGGCAGAGGAAATTCTATTGAAATGTGCTGCAAATATATTATTGCCCTAAAATAACATACGGGGTTTCATAACGAACACCATTCACATAGGTGAAGTAGTTACTAGCAATAAAAAATAGGACTCAAGGTCATACCTACACTGAGCCCTGATGAGAATTAAAAGTCTTAATACTTGGTTTCGATAaacagaagagaagaaaacccaaaaaatggCATCATTGGGAAATACTTTCTTCATTTATCTGGTGAAATGGAAAATAGATGGAAACCACAGGGAAACAACTCCGTTTCACATGCATCCACATAAGCTAAGGAAACTACAACTTCATTTCTCCTCAAATTGAAATTACCGTAGCGTAAGAATCCATGAGATCCCttgaaaatatacaaaaaaattatcatataatACAATTAACGACTccatggactaaattgaaacaaCCACGCCATGAATTACCAATGAATTGAAATTACCGTAGCGTAAGAATCCATGAGATCCcttgaaaatattataataCAATTAACGACTccatggactaaattgaaacaaCCACGCCATGAATTACCAATGAATAACTATAAGGTGAAACAGTTAAGTATATAGAAGCAGATGGAAGTACTCACACTCTCAGGCAGGCAATATCCATGGTCAATTGGTATGAGAACAGTCTGACCCTCTTCATCCTTGCTAATCAAGATGTTGCCAGAATGCCTATCAGCATTTGCCATCCTGATATCCAGCACACTAATTTTGTGGACCTCCTCCACAGGAAAAGCCCTAGGACCCATGTCTTCACAACTTCCGTTGTTATCCATAAACATTTGCAGAGACCCAGTCTTTATGTTCTTCGCTGTGCCTTCATAACCATCAGGATGGTTAAACCCTTCATGCAAACACTGAACCATCACGGTTGGAGGCACACCAGCAAAGCCCATTACTTCACCGGTTAAGATGCGGGGCCCACTTCTTGGATGATCTAATATGTAGGCGGCAACTTCCCTCAGTGCTCCTTCACCGACCCTTGTCCCTCTTTTCAGACCTTCGCCATCAGATGAAACAGGCAGTCCCTGAGGGTTATTCACAGCATTTGGCTCTTCATCAATAGGCTTGAAAACAGAAACAAGTTTGTCGCCAGACGAGTCCGGCATAAAGTAAGCTCCTCCTGTGCCCTCGCTTGACCTAATAGGTGAATTGCCACTCTTCAAGCCATCAGAAGTTGCCTCGATCATATTCCCTATGACCAAGGACAGTGTGACCCTAGGATTGCCGATGATTGGATCAAGTGAAAAATTTCTACCCAATCGCGGTGGCTCCCCAGCAACAACCGCAACCTCCACTGAGGATTTGTCTCCATCTGTGGTAGTCACGTTTGGTTTTGCTGCCTCGACAGAAAGTTCAAAATCTTTCTCAATGGGCTTAGGTTTGACCTTTGCTGATTC
This region includes:
- the LOC104441664 gene encoding uncharacterized protein LOC104441664, with product MAKPHRRPPPPHASGGRTNLASCVVATIFLVFLVIVVLIVFFTVFRPRDPKISVNGVQLPSFSMANNTVNFTFSQYVSVENPNKAVFSHFDSSIQLLYAGNQVGFMFVPAGKIAAGRMQYMAATFAVQSFPLSANPNPNPNPSAAAEGGADAGDTVEDEDGGRVRVLHFFTHHVEARADCRVAIAVSDGSVLGFHC
- the LOC104441665 gene encoding phosphatidylinositol 4-kinase gamma 4, translating into MSAADVALSPARDGSIGFPGYCRTSRNCRNSCDSILVYLTAVGSVTSVIIMRILELDSIASVKLRIQTCKGFVVKKQKLVYGGRELARQDSLVKDYGVTSGNVLHLVVKPSDILVISVRTVSGKEFEFHVRRHRNVAYLKHRIAKKGKGFVDLESQELFCNGEKLEDEKLINDISNNKDAVIHLLVQESAKVKPKPIEKDFELSVEAAKPNVTTTDGDKSSVEVAVVAGEPPRLGRNFSLDPIIGNPRVTLSLVIGNMIEATSDGLKSGNSPIRSSEGTGGAYFMPDSSGDKLVSVFKPIDEEPNAVNNPQGLPVSSDGEGLKRGTRVGEGALREVAAYILDHPRSGPRILTGEVMGFAGVPPTVMVQCLHEGFNHPDGYEGTAKNIKTGSLQMFMDNNGSCEDMGPRAFPVEEVHKISVLDIRMANADRHSGNILISKDEEGQTVLIPIDHGYCLPESFEDCTFDWLYWPQAHQPYSADTVNYIKSLNAEEDIKLLKFYGWDISPKCARTLRISTMLLKKGVKRGLTPFAIGNIMCRETVNKVSVIEEMVHEAEDCLLPGMSEAAFLEALSLIMDRRLDGLVK